The following proteins are co-located in the Apium graveolens cultivar Ventura chromosome 5, ASM990537v1, whole genome shotgun sequence genome:
- the LOC141662107 gene encoding subtilisin-like protease SBT1.7 translates to MFRSDIYALLLMCLCCALAASSDKSNNEERKTYIVHMAKSQMPKSFDDHIHWYDSSLKSISGSSEMLYIYDNVVHGFATRLTDAEAQLLETKPGILSVLPEMKYELHTTRTPKFLGLDQDQAFYPESDSVSDVVIGVFDTGVWPESKSFDDTGLGPVPRSWKGECEFGTNFSSANCNRKLVGARSFSKGYVAALGPIDELKESSSPRDDDGHGTHTASTAAGSIVPDANLFGYAYGTARGMAARARVAVYKVCWLGGCFSSDILKAMDSAVEDNVNIMSLSLGGGMSNYYRDSVAIGAFAAMERGILVSCSAGNAGPSSYSLSNVAPWITTVGAGTLDRDFPAYASLGNGLNYSGVSLYSGHQLPGNLPFVYAGNASDAANGNLCMKDTLIPKRVKGKIVLCDRGVNARVQKGSVVKEAGGLGMVLANTDANGDELVADAHLLPATAVTQKAGDAIKSYLLDDPKPTVTILFEGTKVGIQPSPVVAAFSSRGPNSITSEILKPDIIAPGVNILAGWAGLVGPTGLAEDKRHVDFNIISGTSMSCPHVSGLAALLMAAHPEWSPAAVRSALMTTAYTEYRDGKKLQDLATGKSSTPFDHGAGHVDPVSALNPGLVYDLTTDDYLSFLCALDYTESQIQLLARRNFTCDLSKKYSITNLNYPSFSVIFDTAQTGNNVANDDGTTVVKYTRTLTNVDSPATYKVSIGPPSKSVKILVEPTSLSFTEVNQKKSYTVTFMGSSMPSNTNNFGRIEWSDGKHIVASPIAFSWI, encoded by the coding sequence ATGTTTAGATCAGATATATATGCACTTCTGCTTATGTGTCTTTGCTGTGCGTTAGCCGCATCATCTGACAAATCAAATAATGAAGAGAGAAAAACATATATCGTTCACATGGCCAAATCTCAAATGCCAAAAAGTTTCGATGACCATATTCACTGGTATGACTCCTCCCTCAAGTCAATATCAGGCTCATCTGAAATGCTCTATATTTACGACAACGTGGTCCATGGATTTGCCACCAGATTGACGGATGCTGAAGCTCAGTTGCTAGAGACTAAACCAGGGATTCTCTCTGTCTTGCCAGAGATGAAATACGAACTTCATACAACTAGGACGCCTAAGTTTCTTGGACTTGATCAGGACCAGGCTTTTTACCCTGAATCTGATTCGGTGAGTGATGTTGTCATAGGCGTGTTTGATACCGGTGTCTGGCCAGAGAGCAAGAGTTTTGACGATACTGGACTCGGACCTGTTCCGAGATCATGGAAGGGCGAGTGTGAATTCGGTACCAACTTCAGCTCAGCTAATTGTAACAGGAAACTTGTTGGCGCTAGGTCGTTCTCCAAAGGCTATGTGGCAGCTTTAGGTCCAATTGACGAATTAAAAGAGTCAAGTTCTCCGCGAGATGATGATGGCCATGGAACTCATACTGCCAGTACAGCAGCCGGGTCAATCGTTCCAGATGCTAATCTGTTTGGCTACGCATATGGAACAGCACGAGGGATGGCTGCACGAGCCAGAGTTGCAGTCTACAAAGTTTGCTGGCTGGGAGGCTGCTTTAGTTCAGACATTTTAAAAGCAATGGACAGTGCAGTCGAGGACAATGTAAATATCATGTCTTTATCCCTAGGCGGTGGAATGTCAAACTACTATCGCGATAGTGTTGCAATCGGAGCTTTTGCAGCCATGGAGAGAGGCATACTAGTTTCATGCTCAGCTGGTAATGCTGGACCGAGTTCTTATAGTCTGTCTAATGTGGCACCTTGGATTACGACTGTGGGGGCTGGTACATTAGACCGGGACTTCCCGGCCTATGCTAGTCTTGGTAACGGACTAAACTACTCAGGAGTGTCACTCTACAGCGGTCACCAACTGCCAGGTAATCTACCTTTTGTTTATGCTGGGAATGCTAGTGATGCAGCGAACGGTAATCTTTGCATGAAAGACACTTTGATACCAAAAAGAGTAAAGGGAAAAATTGTATTGTGTGACCGTGGAGTGAATGCCAGAGTGCAAAAGGGTTCTGTGGTAAAAGAAGCTGGAGGACTGGGAATGGTGTTGGCAAATACTGATGCAAACGGAGACGAGTTGGTGGCTGATGCCCATCTGCTACCAGCAACAGCTGTTACTCAAAAAGCAGGAGATGCAATAAAAAGCTACTTGTTAGATGATCCTAAACCTACAGTCACAATTCTCTTTGAGGGAACAAAGGTTGGTATACAGCCTTCACCGGTGGTGGCTGCATTTAGTTCTAGAGGGCCAAACTCAATCACATCAGAAATATTGAAGCCTGATATAATTGCGCCAGGAGTTAATATTTTAGCCGGATGGGCAGGGCTAGTTGGACCAACAGGATTGGCTGAAGACAAAAGGcatgttgacttcaatatcatCTCAGGCACATCGATGTCGTGCCCACACGTGAGCGGCCTTGCTGCTTTGCTCATGGCCGCTCACCCTGAATGGAGTCCAGCCGCCGTACGCTCAGCACTCATGACCACAGCCTACACTGAATACAGAGATGGAAAGAAACTTCAAGATCTTGCCACAGGAAAGTCCTCTACACCATTTGATCATGGCGCTGGGCATGTCGACCCTGTATCAGCTTTAAACCCAGGGTTGGTATACGATCTGACCACCGATGATTATTTGAGCTTTCTCTGTGCCCTGGATTACACAGAATCACAAATTCAGCTACTTGCAAGAAGGAACTTTACCTGTGATCTGAGTAAAAAATACAGTATCACTAATCTTAATTATCCTTCCTTTTCTGTTATTTTCGACACAGCACAAACAGGTAACAATGTTGCTAATGATGATGGGACCACTGTAGTTAAATACACTCGAACACTTACTAATGTGGATTCTCCGGCTACATACAAAGTATCAATAGGCCCTCCAAGCAAATCAGTGAAGATATTAGTTGAGCCAACAAGTTTGAGCTTTACAGAGGTTAACCAGAAGAAATCATATACAGTGACTTTCATGGGCAGTTCAATGCCTTCAAATACAAATAATTTTGGACGGATTGAATGGTCAGATGGAAAGCATATTGTGGCTAGTCCGATTGCATTTAGCTGGATATAA